The Epinephelus lanceolatus isolate andai-2023 chromosome 14, ASM4190304v1, whole genome shotgun sequence genome has a window encoding:
- the LOC144466756 gene encoding CD209 antigen-like protein C produces the protein MEEIYANVAYDKSVGPRASTNPTGCRSSERRFHGAVVLCLGLLSVFLLAGLIGLSIHLFCISSRRSAAELSSVKANLTEHLQVSYKKLSALTEERDQLNVSLIEMTKERNSLKRRCPAGWMVFSCSCYFVSTESGSWEKGRQDCKERGADLVVIDSAEEQTFVVSTGKTAWIGLTDRDEEGTWKWIDGTPLTLKNWERRSSLIMVVEIHSGGEEDCAHIRPNTEWNDRSCDIHLRWICEKTAQHC, from the exons ATGGAGGAAATCTATGCCAATGTTGCATATGACAAGTCTGTTGGCCCGAGAGCTTCGACAAATCCCACAG GTTGCAGGAGCTCAGAGAGGAGATTTCATGGAGCTGTTGTTCTCTGCCTGGGGCTGCTCAGTGTTTTCCTGCTGGCTGGGCTCATCGGCCTCAGTATCCACT TATTTTGT ATCTCCTCACGGCGTTCGGCTGCAGAGCTCTCCTCTGTCAAAGCCAACCTGACTGAGCATCTCCAGGTCAGTTACAAGAAGTTGTCTGCCCTGACTGAAGAGAGAGACCAGCTGAATGTCAGCCTCATTGAAATGACCAAAGAACGGAACTCGCTGA AGAGAAGGTGTCCTGCAGGATGGATGGTGTTCAGTTGTTCCTGTTATTTCGTCTCTACTGAGTCTGGTTCCTGGGAAAAGGGCAGACAGGACTgcaaggagagaggagcagatcTGGTGGTGATAGACAGTGCTGAAGAACAG acgtTTGTTGTGTCCACCGGGAAAACTGCTTGGATCGGTTTGACTGACAGAGATGAGGAAGGAACCTGGAAATGGATAGATGGAACTCCACTGACTCTGAAG AACTGGGAGAGAAGAAGCAGCCTGATAATGGTGGTAGAGATCCACAGTGGGGGCGAAGAGGACTGTGCACATATCAGACCTAACACCGAGTGGAATGACCGGTCATGTGACATCCATCTGCGGTGGATCTGTGAGAAAACAGCTCAACATTGCTGA